In a single window of the Pseudomonadota bacterium genome:
- a CDS encoding DUF465 domain-containing protein produces the protein MVESDDEITQALLGSSEDFKRLYQKHRGLKNQVHQANTGALPLDDISLENLKKQKLLLKDRMASMIKAYRESKLAIGD, from the coding sequence ATGGTTGAATCCGATGATGAGATAACGCAGGCCCTTTTAGGGTCGAGCGAGGATTTCAAGCGGCTTTACCAAAAGCATAGGGGGTTAAAGAACCAGGTGCACCAAGCAAACACAGGCGCACTCCCGCTTGATGATATCTCGTTGGAGAACTTGAAAAAACAAAAGTTGCTGCTCAAGGATAGAATGGCTTCGATGATCAAGGCTTATCGTGAGAGCAAGCTGGCAATCGGGGACTAA